From a region of the Castanea sativa cultivar Marrone di Chiusa Pesio chromosome 10, ASM4071231v1 genome:
- the LOC142611985 gene encoding uncharacterized protein LOC142611985, with amino-acid sequence MCRAFPTTLKGPAKIWFSRLTPNSIGTFKELSAQFASYFIGGHRYKKSIACLMNIKQRKDETLRSYITHFNKEALSIDEADDKILVVAFTNGLRKGKFLFSLYKNDPKIMSEVLYMVTKYMNMEDALLA; translated from the coding sequence ATGTGCAGAGCCTTCCCCACCACATTGAAGGGACCTGCAAAGATCTGGTTCAGTAGGCTGACGCCCAACTCCATTGGTACTTTCAAAGAGTTAAGCGCCCAATTCGCCTCGTACTTCATCGGGGGGCACAGGTATAAGAAATCCATTGCATGCCTGATGAACATTAAGCAGCGGAAAGACGAGACGCTAAGGTCTTACATAACTcactttaacaaggaagccctctcgatCGATGAAGCagacgacaagatactcgtggtGGCGTTCACCAATGGGCTACGGAAGGGTAAATTCCTATTTTCTCTATATAAGAACGACCCAAAGATCATGTCAGAGGTGCTTTATATGGTGACCAAGTACATGAACATGGAAGATGCACTACTGGCTTGA
- the LOC142611983 gene encoding uncharacterized protein LOC142611983: MARIDNPFIEFLEEDARLLHHPHDDALVVSIRAGDYNMHRVLVDNDISVDIFYYPAFQQIGSGGERLVPTNSPLVGFGGTRVFPLAIITLAVTVGNYPQQIIKNVMFLVVDCSSAYNAIIGRPTFNSWKAITSTYHLLIKFPTNYGVGELRGDQVAARELERTTKIGTLANLTVRHALTTFLKENRDVFAWSHEDMPRIDPSVMVHRLNVSPSFPPVRQKKRVFA; this comes from the exons ATGGCGCGGATTGACAACCCCTTCATCGAATTCTTGGAAGAAGATGCACGACttcttcaccacccacatgacgatgcACTCGTCGTTAGCATACGAGCAGGAGACTATAACATGCACCGGGTTCTGGTTGACAACGACATCTCAGTTGACATCTtttactaccccgcattccagcagATAGGGAGTGGTGGGGAGCGACTAGTTCCAACTAACTCTCCgctcgttggctttggaggaacGAGAGTATTCCCCCTTGCTATCATCACTTTGGCTGTAACAGTGGGCAACTATCCCCAGCAGATCATTAAGAATGTAATGTTCCTCGTGGTCGACTGCTCGTCTGCTTACAACGCTATCATAGGACGGCCTACCTTCAATTCGTGGAAGGCTATAACTTCAACCTACCATTTATTGATCAAGTTCCCTACTAATTATGGAGTAGGGGAGTTGCGAGGAGATCAAGTGGCTGCACGCGA ACTAGAGCGAACAACCAAGATCGGCACCCTTGCAAACCTGACGGTCCGCCATGCGCTTACAACTTTCCTCAAAGAAAATCGGGACGTATTTGcttggagccacgaagacatgccaagAATCGATCCATcagtcatggtgcacaggttgaatgtGTCGCCTTCCTTCCCACCTGTCCGTCAGAAAAAGCGGGTGTTCGCCTAA
- the LOC142614190 gene encoding protein ECERIFERUM 2-like has product MASPNNCITNVHNLKIEALLSVSPYNLIDSRLVRRVLAMDPVGSGIFRRRLHVLLYYKNVSEEDSGSLFAGWAKESLARALCEQPLLSGRLRRGEDGDGELEIVPNDSGARLVEAQMDITLSEFLELKEKEEAEAQLVSWNDIHEHNPQFSPLFYVQVTNFRCGGYSVGISCSLLLADILVKDNFLNNWANMHDNVLFNNNKSQKPVFYLPNLKTDGYSPDNIISHSPSNDCGQTMHFKVTTESENSDGEFFQSLALLCIEETESKLGSTMASEFSLFVKENSEVIKIEKYSKHGHVNPQLGLKTQVTCAGWDEYLGANEVAFRDGNKPMHVSYWIGSIFDGLVIAIPPLNQATLGMNILVTIPNENKL; this is encoded by the exons ATGGCGAGTCCGAATAATTGTATCACCAATGTCCATAACTTAAAGATTGAAGCTCTGTTATCAGTGTCACCTTATAATCTGATTGATTCGAGACTGGTGCGCCGAGTTTTGGCCATGGACCCTGTCGGTTCAGGAATATTCCGAAGGCGTCTTCATGTACTTCTTTACTACAAGAATGTGAGTGAGGAGGATTCAGGGTCACTTTTTGCAGGTTGGGCTAAGGAGTCACTAGCAAGAGCATTGTGTGAGCAGCCATTGCTTAGTGGAAGGCTTCGGCGTGGAGAGGATGGTGATGGAGAGTTAGAAATTGTGCCCAATGATAGTGGTGCTCGGCTCGTGGAGGCACAAATGGATATAACTTTATCGGAGTTTCTTGAACtgaaagagaaggaagaagcagaagctcagcttgtttcttggaatGATATTCATGAACATAATCCACAGTTCTCTCCGTTATTTTATGTTCAG GTGACAAACTTCCGGTGTGGTGGATACTCGGTTGGGATTAGTTGTAGCCTTCTTCTGGCAGACATTTTGGTGAAGGATAACTTCCTCAATAATTGGGCAAACATGCACGACAATGTacttttcaataataataaatcccaAAAACCCGTATTTTACCTTCCTAATCTTAAAACAGATGGTTATTCCCCTGACAACATAATTAGCCATAGTCCAAGTAATGATTGTGGCCAAACCATGCATTTCAAGGTCACTACTGAAAGTGAAAATTCGGATGGTGAATTCTTCCAGTCACTTGCATTGCTTTGCATTGAGGAGACTGAGAGCAAACTTGGTAGCACAATGGCTTCAgagttttctttgtttgtgaAAGAAAACTCCGAGGTCATTAAGATAGAAAAGTATTCTAAACATGGACATGTTAATCCACAATTGGGTCTCAAGACTCAAGTCACTTGTGCAGGTTGGGATGAATATTTAGGGGCGAACGAGGTAGCTTTTCGTGATGGGAATAAGCCAATGCATGTTTCATATTGGATTGGGTCAATTTTTGATGGTCTTGTAATTGCAATTCCACCTCTTAATCAGGCTACTCTTGGAATGAACATTTTAGTCACAATTCCTAATGAGAACAAACTCTAG